From the genome of Candidatus Defluviilinea proxima:
CACCACGAGATTGTTGGATCTGTGCTTGTGCGGCGCTCTTTGATGCATTAGCGATTAGTGTTTTTTCTTCCGCTTCTTTCTTTTTGGCCTCTGCTATTTTTTGGTTTGTTTCAGCTTCGGCCTTGGCTGTTGCGGCGGCATGTTGATTTTCGACTGCAATGGCTTCGTTGGTAAGTGCCACATTTTGTGCACGTTTCGCATCATTACGAGCGATCAACGCAAGGACACTGAGTACTAAGCTTATGATTAAGGCAAGCGATATGCCGGTCAAAACGATTCGTTGACGGCGGTCGGCCGCTTTGCGGCTGGCACTGATAAATTCTGCTTGTAAAGGCAAAACCTGACGGTTGTCCTTGCCAGAAGAATCTGCCATCCACTTCTCTGCGTCTTCCAGTTGTGTGCCTTGCAAAAGGAAACTATGGTTTCTGCTCTTTGCTTCCCATTCAAGGGCCTGGTTGAGTAATTGTGTATGGCGGCTGATCCACTCAAGATCTGTTCGGATGGCCTGCACCAAACCGGGAATGGTTCCTTCAAAGTCATCTGTTTTTCGCAGGTATACCCAATTGGTGGCGGCAAGCTTTTCATGCATGCTCTGTCCCTTTTGTGGTTCGCGATAAAGGACAGGGATCAGTTTTTTGTTGAGCTTGATGCCCAGTTCAAGTTCATCGGCACAGACTTTGGATTTAAGAGAATCGGGACTAACGACAAAGATGAAGGCATCGTGCGTTTGGATGGCATGCGTAATCCTCTGCATCCAATCTGATGCGAGTTCAATTCCTTCCCAATCTACCCAAGCTTCAACACCGGCATTGTCCAGAGCATCGTTTAACTTCTGGACAAATACCTTATCTTTGCGGGAATAGGAAATAAAAACGCTTCCCTGTGAGCCTTGCTTTGCGTTGGCCATTTGTGCTTTGTATTATCTTCCTACGAACCAGGCCGCTACATACCCTTCAGCCCCATTTGGGTCTTTGACCTTAAGCCATTGATCGTTCTTGCCAACTTTTCCTTCTGCGTTAGGTTCGGTAACCGTGAACACTGTTCCTAATGGCAGGCGATAGATGAGGCTTGCATCACTCACCACCGGTTGTTTGCGGAGGGCGATCCCTTCAGCGGTAGCTTTTACCTTTAGAACCCCTCCAGTAGGAAGTACGGTGGCGGGCGTTGTCCCTGTGGCTGGTTGTTGTGAACCGCTTGCGTACTTTACATACCAGGCGGCGACGAAACCTTCCTTGTTTTGCTGGTCACGCACCTTGAGCCATTGACCAGTAACACCTACTTTCGGAATGGCAAAATTAGCGGGTTCAATGGAGACTAACTGCTCCGTCACAGGAATGCGACGAATCAAACTCTCAGGTGAGATTTCAGGCTTGGAGCGGAATGCAAGTTCTTCAGTAGGGATGAACAACAAAGCTCCGGTGGGAAGGGGCTTTGCGGCGGGAGTAGTAGAGGTAGTAGCAGGCTTGGATGTAACAGTAGTTGTCGAGGGTGAAGCAGGTTTCGGGGCGGCAGGAGTCGTGCCTGTCGTTGCAGGAGCAGGTGGGTTCTTACTATCTGAAACATACCATGCGGCCACATATCCCTGAGTACCGGTGGAGTCTTGTACGTTGATCCACTGCCCATTCACACCTAGTTTAGCTTTTACAGTAGCCTTGGGTTCCAAGCAGATCAATTCTGAACCCATAACCAAGCGCTTCCAAAGAAATCCGCCAACAGACGGATCGGCACGTAACGCAAGATCATCTTCCACTGCATAGAGTATATACTTATCAGCAGGCACCGGCACTTTGGTGACCTTGGGAGGTTCGGGTGGCGCAGCGCTGTAAGAATCAAACCATAGAACCGCACTGATCTCAGAATCGATTTTTGCGCCGTTGTATTTATAGCGAGCGGTGAGCAATACTTCCTTATCTGGGCCATCACCGCCGTATTTATAAGGATCATAGAGAACGTAATCGTTGCCCTTCTTTTCCTTTACCAGTACGAAGTGAGTTTGAATACCCGCCTGCTTGTTCCAGTCCACTTGAAGGATGACCGGCTTACCAGCCGCCACTGCCGCATCGATCTGATCAATGGGAGCGGGGAAGCTTTCGCAAGGCTGCATATCGCGATACGCACAATTCGGCCACACATACGGCAGGACGCTGGGGATAAAAAATGCTCCCTGAAAACCGCCGGCTGCTTTCATTTTTTCATTGACGGTTTCGGGAGTTTCGCTGTATCCAATTCCATTCAACATCATGGTGACGGATGTCAGTAGACAGCCCCACCCGCCGATGGTTTCAGATGAATTCCCAAGCTTGGTGCTCTTCCACTTCTCATCATTCTGATAAAGATTCTGCGTCTTGAACATGGACAACCTCCTGATACAGTTGGGTGACTGAATTATGAGTGCTAGTACGCTAGTACTGGTGATGCGTTGATTTTACTCTAAATTGGACTCGCCCCCGACAAATATTTTTGTTAAGTAAATCGAAAACCGCCTCATTCTTAAGGGGCGGCTGAGTACTTCTCGAAAGATCTCTTCTACTTTGATAGCGAATCGACCAACCTAATATCGTTAGATATTGTAGTGGTTCTTGTCTTCATCCTCTAAAGTTGTGAGATCCCACCAAGGTGAGAGGTGTTTGTGAGCCCGGTTGGGTTGGTTGGCATAATGGGAAGTGTCATTGAATAACATCAACCGTGCGCGGACCGGGTCCTTGAAATCAAGGATATTCAAACAGGCAGGTGCCTGATCGAGCCTGTCGCGAAAACCGCGCACATCGAACCCCAACAAGCTACTGAGAACAAGTCGCAAGGTTGCTTTATGTGAAACAATGACCACATTCTCGTCCTTATGGTTGATCACTGCCTCGCGAATCACAGGTAAAGCACGTGCCAATACTGTGATGCCCGATTCTCCACCCTCTGGCGCGAAGGTGAAAGGGTCCTCTCCCCAGGCTCTATATTCCTCTGGATATTGATCCTTCACCTCTTGGCGGGATAACCCTTCCCAGTGTCCGTGATTGATCTCGCGGATCCCTGGCTTAGGGATCGGTTTGATGTTCTGATATTTTGCGATAATCGTAGCGGTTTCCATGGAACGGTCCAGCGGACTGGCATAAATCGCATGGACCTTGCCCTTGGCGAGGCGTTCTGAAAGATGTTCCACCTGATTACGCCCTTCATCGGATAAAAATACGTTGGCCGCGCCCGCAAAGCGGTCCTCCGCGGAAAGTTGGGTCGCACCATGGCGAATAAGGTAAAGGCGGGTTGTCATTATCTGTCCTGTCGTTGAATTGTATTGACTTATTGTAACGCACTCATTTCATAAAATGGGTTGCCCATATGGGTAGGTTCACTTTTACTTTACATATCTGTCGTAAAATTCTATCGTGCGACTCATTGCGGTACTAAAATAATTCGAGATATTATGATTGTCCCCTTCATATTTATATAGCTCTATATATTTGTCTACTTCGAGCGCTTGGTAAAAGAGTCTTTCTGAGAATTCCACAGGTACGTCTGTGTCGGCTGTGCCGTGATGGAGTTGGATGGGACCCGAAACGTCACTTAAATAGGAGTTAGCCGAGATAGACGCCCAGAATTCGGGATTTTCTTCCGGCGAGCCATAAGTCTGTACGATGGTTGTGCGCCAACCGCCGGGGCGTGGAGTTGAGTCTGGGGATGCGGTGGGGCCGCGTCGCCAGTTATATAAAAGGTCTGGATATGAGCCGACAACGCCAGCCCAAATCACACCGGCTTTGATGTCTTTGCGAATGACCATTGAACGCAGAGTGATATACCCGCCCATGGAATGTCCCCACATGCCAACGCGATTGGGGTCTGCATCCGGATACTTCTGTATCGAAGAGACCGCATTCAAGACATCGATCGTGTAATCGGGGGTGCTGTAGGCGCCTCGTGCTTCTCCCTCAGACCGGTCATGTCCGCGATAGTCTGGGCGAAGGACGATATATCCTGCACGCGCGATCAGGTCAACGTAGGCGATGTATCTTTCTGTTGTGACATATACATCTGGGGGAATGTATCCGTGGTTGAAAACAATAACCGGCCAGCCTGTAGCGGGTTTCTCGCTGTTTGGAACGGTCATGAGGGCGTAGATCTTTAGTCCCTCTGATTTGTAAGAGACATAATAGCGGTCGTAGCCAACGCCCGGGTCAAGAACATCTTCAATCACAATATCACTGCCGGGATATTCACGTGCGCGCATTGCAACGATCTCCAGTGGATGCGGAATCGGTGTTGCGGTGGGGATGAGCGTCGATGTGGGTGTTGTAGTAAGAGTCGGTGTAGGGAAGGGAGAGCTTGTTGGGGACGATGCAACTGTCGGCGTAGGAGGAAGCGAAGCGGTTGTTGTTCCACAGGCGTTGAGTATCAGTATCAATATTCCAATTGGCAACCAGTAAAACTTAAGTTTGTTCATTGCTAAAATCCTTGATGTGGATTTTAGGACAACCTTGTTTCTAATTCTTTTACTTTGCTTTCCAGTTTTTGTGCGCAATATAAGCAGGGACTGCAGAGCCATGCTGTTCTCTTTCCATCATTCGTTCGGCCAGCCACTGGAACCATTCGAAACCTGTCTCACGGTTTACGCGGGCGCGAAACGCCTCAACGTATTTGCCGAGCTTCGTCCATGATTGAATGATGGGACCGCTAAAGGCATCGTCCACAAGGTCAACAGAGATTTCGTTGCGAAACACAAGAATACCCAGGCGTTCCCATGTGCCAAGCACGAGGTAGATGGTCATGAATTTATCCTCGGGCAGGTTTTCGAAGTCTTCGTTGGTGGCATTATCTGGAAGGTCGAAGATATATAACAACCCACGCACGAATTCCATGGTTTGAAATGAGTTGAGCATAAGGATGGCGGCTTCTCGTTTGCGGCTTGCCTGAAAATTCCTCAGATTGAGAACGCCGAACACAATGCCTAATGTCATGGCGATTGTGGAGATGATCTGAATAAGGTTGGATAAGTTCATCGTAAATTTGTCTTTCCTAGTTGGTTGATAAAAGAAGTATAAAACAAAACCATGTGGAGTGCTCACTCCTTTTTCGATGAAATTTCACCCTCCAAATTGCGATACAATAATATAAGAACATCAAGGAGTTTCTTATGCGTGCAGTAGATATCATCATCAAAAAACGTGATAAAGGTGAACTCTCTCGTGAAGAGATCGAGTTCTTTGTGAAGGGGTTTGTGTCGGGAGATGTGCCTGATTATCAGGTCTCTTCTTTTGCGATGGCAATCCTTCTCAACGGGATGACCCCGCGCGAGACGACGGACTTGACTCTCACAATGGCGCATTCTGGTCAGATGCTTGATCTGAGCGATGTAGTTGACCTCGCCGTGGACAAACATTCCTCTGGTGGAGTCGGTGACAAAACGACTCTAACGGTTCTTCCCACTGTTGCGGCATGTGGACTCCCCGTTGGGAAAATGTCTGGTCGCGGACTTGGGTTCAGCGGCGGCACGCTCGATAAGTTGGAGTCGATCCCGGGGTATCGAGTCGATCTCACAACTGACGAATTCAAGAAACAACTCAAAGAAAAAGGCGTTGTGCTTGCAGGTCAATCCTTGGATCTAGCTCCGGCCGACGGAAAGCTATATGCTCTCCGTGATGTGACAGGGACGGTGCAATCTATTCCGTTGATCGCTTCTTCTATTATGTGCAAAAAACTAGCGGCAGGCGCAAATGCGATCTTGTTGGATGTGAAGACTGGCCTTGGCGCTTTTATGGAAACCTTGGATGAAGCGCGCGTCCTTGCGAACCTCATGGTGGATATTGGCAAGTTGGCTGGCCGTGAAGTGGTGGCTTTGCTTTCGGATATGAATCAGCCACTTGGGTACGCTGTTGGTAATTCGCTTGAAGTGGTCGAAGCGATAGAAACGCTCCAGGGTGGCGGTCCGCATGATTTTCGTGAACATTGTTTGCATGTGAGCGCACATATGCTTGTATTGGGAAAACGAGCGAAGGATTTGGATGAAGGCCGCGTGATGGCGGAAAAGTCCATTGCGGATGGGTCGGCGTTTGAAAAGTTCCGTGTGTTGGTGGCGGCGCAGGGAGGCGATGTTTCGTATGTGGATGACACGTCCAAGTTCCCACGCGCAAAATTTGTCGAGGTGGTAAAGGCCCCTCGAAACGGGAGCATATCCCAGGTCCAAGCGAGAAGCGTGGGTGAGGCGGCGGTGACTTTGGGTGCCGGGCGGGCGAAGAAATCCGACTCGGTGGATCATGCAGTCGGCTTCATCATCCATCACAAAGTTGGGGATAAAGTCCAAAAAGGTGAGCCTTTGTTCACGATCCATGCTAATGACGAAGCTAAACTGGCCGAGGTGCGTGAGGTTGTGCTTGTGGCGCACTCCTTCTCTGAAAGCGTTGTGACTCCGTTACCGCTGTTTTACTCTTAAAAAGGTGCGTTATAATAGCAGAAGGAGCACATTGATTCATGGCAAAAGTATCTCTTCGGGCATATAACCGCGAAATTGAAGCAATGATCGACCGTGGCCATTTGGATGAGGCCGTGG
Proteins encoded in this window:
- a CDS encoding DUF4760 domain-containing protein; its protein translation is MNLSNLIQIISTIAMTLGIVFGVLNLRNFQASRKREAAILMLNSFQTMEFVRGLLYIFDLPDNATNEDFENLPEDKFMTIYLVLGTWERLGILVFRNEISVDLVDDAFSGPIIQSWTKLGKYVEAFRARVNRETGFEWFQWLAERMMEREQHGSAVPAYIAHKNWKAK
- a CDS encoding alpha/beta fold hydrolase, with translation MALQSLLILRTKTGKQSKRIRNKVVLKSTSRILAMNKLKFYWLPIGILILILNACGTTTASLPPTPTVASSPTSSPFPTPTLTTTPTSTLIPTATPIPHPLEIVAMRAREYPGSDIVIEDVLDPGVGYDRYYVSYKSEGLKIYALMTVPNSEKPATGWPVIVFNHGYIPPDVYVTTERYIAYVDLIARAGYIVLRPDYRGHDRSEGEARGAYSTPDYTIDVLNAVSSIQKYPDADPNRVGMWGHSMGGYITLRSMVIRKDIKAGVIWAGVVGSYPDLLYNWRRGPTASPDSTPRPGGWRTTIVQTYGSPEENPEFWASISANSYLSDVSGPIQLHHGTADTDVPVEFSERLFYQALEVDKYIELYKYEGDNHNISNYFSTAMSRTIEFYDRYVK
- a CDS encoding histidine phosphatase family protein, with protein sequence MTTRLYLIRHGATQLSAEDRFAGAANVFLSDEGRNQVEHLSERLAKGKVHAIYASPLDRSMETATIIAKYQNIKPIPKPGIREINHGHWEGLSRQEVKDQYPEEYRAWGEDPFTFAPEGGESGITVLARALPVIREAVINHKDENVVIVSHKATLRLVLSSLLGFDVRGFRDRLDQAPACLNILDFKDPVRARLMLFNDTSHYANQPNRAHKHLSPWWDLTTLEDEDKNHYNI
- a CDS encoding thymidine phosphorylase — translated: MRAVDIIIKKRDKGELSREEIEFFVKGFVSGDVPDYQVSSFAMAILLNGMTPRETTDLTLTMAHSGQMLDLSDVVDLAVDKHSSGGVGDKTTLTVLPTVAACGLPVGKMSGRGLGFSGGTLDKLESIPGYRVDLTTDEFKKQLKEKGVVLAGQSLDLAPADGKLYALRDVTGTVQSIPLIASSIMCKKLAAGANAILLDVKTGLGAFMETLDEARVLANLMVDIGKLAGREVVALLSDMNQPLGYAVGNSLEVVEAIETLQGGGPHDFREHCLHVSAHMLVLGKRAKDLDEGRVMAEKSIADGSAFEKFRVLVAAQGGDVSYVDDTSKFPRAKFVEVVKAPRNGSISQVQARSVGEAAVTLGAGRAKKSDSVDHAVGFIIHHKVGDKVQKGEPLFTIHANDEAKLAEVREVVLVAHSFSESVVTPLPLFYS
- a CDS encoding SH3 domain-containing protein → MFKTQNLYQNDEKWKSTKLGNSSETIGGWGCLLTSVTMMLNGIGYSETPETVNEKMKAAGGFQGAFFIPSVLPYVWPNCAYRDMQPCESFPAPIDQIDAAVAAGKPVILQVDWNKQAGIQTHFVLVKEKKGNDYVLYDPYKYGGDGPDKEVLLTARYKYNGAKIDSEISAVLWFDSYSAAPPEPPKVTKVPVPADKYILYAVEDDLALRADPSVGGFLWKRLVMGSELICLEPKATVKAKLGVNGQWINVQDSTGTQGYVAAWYVSDSKNPPAPATTGTTPAAPKPASPSTTTVTSKPATTSTTPAAKPLPTGALLFIPTEELAFRSKPEISPESLIRRIPVTEQLVSIEPANFAIPKVGVTGQWLKVRDQQNKEGFVAAWYVKYASGSQQPATGTTPATVLPTGGVLKVKATAEGIALRKQPVVSDASLIYRLPLGTVFTVTEPNAEGKVGKNDQWLKVKDPNGAEGYVAAWFVGR